The stretch of DNA TTCAAATCTGTCATTATGTGCATGACAAAAGCGGAAAAGGAGATGTTGCTGGTCATGAGTTAGAGGGTAGGAACTAGGGTtaggagagaaaacacagaggaaatatGCAAATCTACATGGAAGTCCATATTGACAATTACttataaaaatgtgaaaggGATACTACAAACAAGCAGTTTGGGAAGACTACCAGAATGTAGTCTTGAACAACACCTTCAACTTTTCTTTGAACTTgagatttttaatattattttagcgggggggggtggtggtggtggaatGAAGTACAGACACCATAACTGGGCTCAGTATTCCAGTCATATCCATGTCAGGTCTAGATATATGTATGAGTCAGGAGTAATAAAAATTCTATTCCAATTAGAAtatttctccatggaaaaagttttatttatttgttcattcattttttcactCACAGTCAAAGTGAATGATACACATATTTActatatattttactttaataactatggttttggggttttttttggtcagaaTTATGACAGTAGCACTGTAAGAGGAAAAAGACTTGGGAGATTTGTTTGTTGAAAGGCTGGACATGAGCAAGAAATGGGTGTTTGCAGCCATGCATAACAAACACATCCTGGGCTTCAacaaaagcagcgtggccagcaaGTTGAGAaaggggattctgcccctctattTTGCCCTCATGAGACCTTACTTGGGGTACTGCATCGAGCTCTGgtgtcctcagcacaagaaggaTTTTGACTGGCTTGAGTGGGTCTAGCAGACCACAAACATTGtccaagggatggagcacctcttcagtgaggaaaggctaagagagttggagttgttcagcttggaaaagagaaggctctagggAGAGTTTGTAAGCAGTCTCCCAGTACTTGATGGGGCCTAgacatttggaagaaattctttactgtgagtgtgATGAGACACTGTAATAAGTTGCCCAGAAAAACTgcagatgccccatccttgAAAGTattcaagtccaggttggatggggctttgaggcATCTgttctagtgaaaggtgtctctgcttATGttagatgagttttaaggtcccttccaatccaaaccattctataattcttcAGATTGCCAGAATATCCTacatttttctgcttgaatAATTCTCTTTACACCTATTATATTGTAACTCAGTTTACGAGTGACTTTATGTGAGCAATCATCATTATTTACGATTTAATGAATGAGTATTTATTATGTACAATATTTGCCagtaaaaaatttattaatcctttttttttagtgatgGACCAAGAAGCAAATCCTACCAAGTCCTTCAAGATACATGGCTAACCAGACTTTATTCCATATAATATACACCAAGGGGATTTTGTATTGTTCCACTCACTGCATCAGAATGGAAAGATTCAAAGTCAAAGGAAGAGATCAATTGCATCCCCCAAATTTACAGTTATATTCAAAGGGGATACTAAGTTGGAGTGATTAGGCTTAGTTTTCATAAGTGCATAATGTCAATTAATGACATTAATTATATTAACTcctcttaattcttttttaatcaaaccCTGTAGTGGCTGctccattattttcttcaggatCGATAGCAGGCTGACAGGTCTATAATTAACCATATCTATTACCCAGTTTAATTTACTCTTTCTAGATATTGACATAGCATTAACTTTCTACTAGTATTCAAGAATTTTCACAGTCTTCCAAAACTTAACATAAAACTGGTATAAATAAGTGCaccaatttaaaaatgttacatgCTGATAAATGTCACTTAACATGCTTGAGAGTTAGCAGCAGAATTAGAGTGTTTATTGTCATTACAACACATATACTGACTCTAGGTATTCACGAAATACAAATATACTAGCTGAACACTGTCTTCCCTGCACTGTTGCTGGTGATACTAGGATGTCCTTCTATAACAGTTCATTGTCATGCAGATGATTCTTTAGTGCATATCAACTAGTCAGTGAAGACCAGAGACTCTTGCACATAAGTGTGGCAAATTCTCATGACAAGAAGTGATGTTAAATTACTACATTGAGTCTAGAAGCCATGTAATGCTATTAAATTATCACTTTGCTTTACCTGGGCattagtaataaaaaataatgagcaGTGAAgttaaaacacaagaaaaattttGATAGTAAATGCTGAGTTGTGAAAGGAAATTTAACCCCCTTCTGAACCTAGAAGTAGGTATTTGTCTGTGTTTGCCCTCCACCACCGCCAGTAAGGCTTATTAACtaagaaatcatagaatcatagactatactgagttggaaggaaaacacaaagacCAGAGTTCAATTCCTGGAGGTCTGTAGTGTTTCTGTATTCAGATTGACTTGTGATTAAGCATACTGACTGCTGAGGGggtcaaaaaacaaaacaaacaaaaaaaggcagatgCCATCTCTAATGGTAGCAATTATGAACAATAACAAGGTATTATTCACCAAGCCTCAATTTTACCTGGCATTTAACAAAGTGGACTTATTGTATTCATTGTTTGGTATAAATCTGCAAAATCTCAACTGTTGTTCAATGGaatttaaagaaacagagaacatAATGTTATTGCTTCCTATTTGAGTGCTGTCAAAACTTTGAAGTAGGAAAGTCTAATCAAATGTCATTGCCACAACATCAAATAGCCTTTCTTATATCTTTTCAAGACATGTGGTGCAGGCCACTTGGTTAAATAATCTGTGCTGTTAACCTTCAATTACCTGACACAGGCAAGGCATAGTTGAATAAACTATAGAAGAGAGTAACTAACAGGCAGTACTGCATCTGTATTGAAAGGGATTTGAGCTGCAAATGAATCTTCTTCCTTGAATTACACCTAATCTCTTTAAAGATTTTGAAACTATGAAGAGTTCTGATATGAGTCCttcatgtaaatatattttttaaaattttaagtcACAGATGTAACAGGACTTGGCCAGGGATGTGAAAAACAATAAGAGATTCTATTAGGGCATAGGTCAGAAAAGAAAGCCCAAGGAGACCATACTTACCCCATAAATGAGAAGGGAGAACTAGTGTCAACAGATGTGGCAGAAGGGGCTGAGGCAGTGGCATGAGAAGAAGCAGCCAGCAGCTTAGCTCCTGTCATACAACCAGGACAAAGCCCTGGTGGCACAGAAGCATCTCATGTCCCAGGAGCAGGACAAGCAACTCAAAAGTACGTTTCATTAACATGACATTCATTCCAATGGGACCTATAGGTTCCACCTCTGGAATAATAGACAAGCACAGTCACAGTGTAGACCTTCACCTCTGCTAATGAGTTCATTGGAACTTAGTCCAGCTGAGGCTGGCAAAGCCTTGCTTGCCTTGGCCACCCAGCATCTCAGGGCCTCCCCTTGACGAAACAGAGTCCTGTGGATATGCAGAAGTGGTGAGCACAAGTATGTGCAGTTTTTCTGTGAATTCTCTTTCTCTGCACTTACTGGAGAAGCAGCAACAATTcatgaagcagcagctctccatGGAGTGAGAAGAGCTGGAGTGGGTGAAGGTAAGGGCAGGTGCACATGGACAGGtactttttaaaagtgctgTCAGTCTGTGCAGGGCTGCAATGCAGCGTATGATGACAGAAAGAgctgggtgctgggtgctgcagcCTCCTTCATCTGacctctgttttcttcatttcacaCCTGCTCACATGGGTAATTGCAATCCTTCTagcacacagaaaaatcccCTGGCACATGGGACTTAGGgctttctctctgcctctcttgaCATGCTCTCCAGAACATTTtgctggaagagcaggaggtgATGTTGTAGAAGTGCTCAGAGGAGCAAGGGAAGTTGGAGGCTGAGTGGGCAGAATTCCGCACAcaagagaagctgagggaggagtggctggagcAGAAGAGGGAGCAGTCCCGGCAGATAGACCGCACCAGGATGAGATTGGCCAAGGTACTATCATGGAGCCCCTTCCCATGGCCTCCAACACCACCTGGCAGGCTCCAGGGATGGGTCCTGCCCACAGGGAAGCCATTCAGCACTGCCTCCAGGTGTAAAGTCAGAGACATCACTCGGTGTGGTGAGAACCTGGCTGTTGAGGAACAGCCTTCACCAGTGTGTCTTAGATGTGCCATGTAACAGCATGCTTTTTGAGCTTACGTTCCTATATCTTAGTTCTAGCCTcaaacaaagtaaaaacaaactGCATTAACCTTAAAGGTTTATCAGCTCTAGTTATTCATCTTCTTCCCTGCTATGTGCAATCTTAAAAGCCTGACTTCTCCATCTTCATTTTCGTTAACTCCTCGGGTTCTTCTGAATTCACACATTTTCATGCATGTTCCTCTGGGTTAGGAACGTGCTTTCAGCATTCCTTCTAACATTGTACATTCTGGCAAGATTCACTGGTCTCTGACTGCATATAGATGTGTAGAGTACTTGGTGTATACTGCACCCAGCACACATTCAGTAATCATCGTCATTTCACTGCAAATGTTCCACACTGAGCAGTGCAACCTGCTGGATACCTGCAGAAGAGTTCATTAATAGTTCAGACCAACAGGCAGTGTAATTCCTGTTGTAATTCCACTGGGAATATTGATCTCTATTGCTCTGACTATTAAAGCTTAATTTACACTTTTGAAAGCAAGTagactaatattttaaaatcttttttagaGTGGCAGCATTTAAGTTTATTGTTCCgctctgctgtgctgtcttTTGTAAGAATGAAATTTCTCTGATGGATTTCAAATGATTATGTAGATAAAGGAATTTGTGATAAAAATTACCTAGAAAATCTAGAATTTCCAGGTCCTCCAGTAAGACCTGAAATTGTTTCCTCactgtttctgaaatgaaagggaATTGCCATGAAATGAACATGACTTGTCATTTGATCAAAGCAATGAACAAGACTGAAGGTAAAAAAcgtaaaagagaaaaaagatatGAAGACACAAGGGGTTTCTTAGTTTTGGCAGGCTTAACTGAGGAGTCACCTTCTCTTTAGTTCATAGTTGTCATAATTTGTTTAGAACTTGTAATTTGcccaaacattaaaaaaattcaacagtggtagtggaaaaaaatatatggaaaaacaCTGATATAGAAATTAGTTAAGTTAGCATTTGCAAACATTGTTTTGGATGAGACCTCAGGAATACGCTTTCAGAGAAAGCATGTTCAGagatgaagatttttcttttccagatgtgAGAAATTGCCCAAGTATACCCCACAAAACCTATTCAAATGTTGCTGCAACAGCTGTTTTTCGCTTTCTGATCAGGCCAGCTAAAGTCAAAACgttggcaaaaagaaaaagtttcaaatgtttcttcagGGAGGGGTAAAGAGTTTTGCCTTCTGCATAAAAGTTTAATAGTGCtaccatttattttatattagcTAGATGTTCATGAAGTAACACAAATACCACTTGAGCCCAAGTAGCCCTATTTCGtctgccagctccagggagagcaaGCCACTGGGCTGGGACTGCAGCTTCATGGGCAATAGAGGAGTGATAGCAGAAGCAAGGACAGGTGGACAGGTGTCTCCTTACAGCTTGTCTCATATTCATGAATAACATCCTCAGCCCACTGGGGTagtccctctcccatcccatcaCTGCGTGGGAGAAGCCAGACTCTGGCTCAGCGATGTCCCCATCCTCTCCTAtcagctcctgcttcccagaTGTGCCCTTCGTCTATGGGTGCCTTTGCAGTGTGAGGTCATGTGCTACAGGGAGGCCCACCACACACACCAAGGGGTACCACGGATGAGTGCCAGACCGTGGTTCACTGCACGAAGTAGGGTTGGGGATACTTCCCTCAGCCCGAGGAGGGAGGGTGGTCTCGGGGCTAGGCTAGAGCCTGTGGCGCTGGGGCTGTGGAGGCGTCTCTGATGAtcctctgggagcagcagcgTCATCGCCATGGCAACCTGGAACTCCGAGAACACACGCGAGGAACCACGTGCGGCACCGCCGCGGCGGAGGCTGTGGGAGCTCCGTGCTGCGGGACCGGCGGGCTCCTCCTGACCCCGAGGGCTCCATCCCGCCCCACTGGCCATTGGAACAAGCCATAAACCAAGTTGCTGGGTCACGGGAAGGCTGGGACAGACTACCATGGTGAGTGTTATATGGCCTGAAGGCAAGAATGTCATCTCCAAAACAAACGGATGCACTGTCTCCTCTGTTGGAAGGTAGGAGGGatcccaggggctggaggctcTGCAGGGCCGGTGCTCAGAGGGGCTATGCTACTGCTGTTTCTAAAGTTGGAAATATCCCTGTGgtttctctgcatttcacatGCCAATTCCCAAAGAGCACGAGGAGGGCTGTACTGTTGTTTATGGGGTACCTCTGGCCTTAGTGTGTTTTGGGAAGGTGTGGGTCAGACCTACTTTATGTTCTAATGAGGGAACCTGTCTTTCTCCACAGGCTGAAAATAGCAAGAAGAGTTTTGGAGGTATGTACACTCTGGTGCATTCATGTATGTAAGTGTCTTATCTCCTGGAAATGCATGGGAGAGAGGATGGGGCACATTGGGCACAGGTAGTATCCCTGGCTGCTGGAATGTTCCAGAATCCTTGTCTGAAAGCTGCAGTTGAGTGCATTGCATCTTTCCTGAACCAGAGATGCTCACCTGCCTCTCCCATCAAGGCAATTTGCTTACTGAGGCCCTGTATTCCTCTCTTGGGGTCATTCCCAAATCTAGGGGATAATTTAcgcttttatttctgttcttctcctCCCTAACTGCTTGGTTGGAGGCCTCTTGCAGCCGTGATGCTGAAACAGTGCTTTTGGGGTTGCCCAGGACTCTGAGACACTGCAGGGTGAGAGCTCACAGATCAAGGGCTGCTTGTGGCCAGGGACTAACTGAATAGGAAGCAGCAGGCTCACTTGATAAAGATGTCTCATTGCTGGCTAAGTGAAGctaaatgttttattcttctAATACTGGCTTAAGTCCTGGGAGTTCTCTTTAGCCCGGCAAGGAGGGCATTATGCTGatgaggctgcagagcagccttcTTGGGGGGTTTCAAAAGAGAAAGGCTTACTGAGATTGGGAGCTTTACCCCTGCTTTGTGAACTTGGTAGCTGCAAGAGCAGTATCCTTATACTCTTCCTGGATACAAGCAAGAGAGAGCACAGGGAGTTAGAACTGGAtaagaagaacaaaaagcagctggataagaagaacaaaaagcagctgGGTGAGCCCAAccagggacactgggaaggTCGTCAGATGTGACAGCATTATCTTGGGAGAGCGAGGTTGGTTTCTAATGCCCTTGTAGAGGACTTACCATTTCTGTAGTAGTGAGAAGGGAAGGTGGCTGATGCAAAAGTGTCATACTCTGCCCTAGAGGCAACCTGGTAGCATTTGCACTGTAGCCATGACTCAGTTGCATTTGGATGTGGGCTGATTCCAAACGAAGAAGGTGTTCCCATCCACACTTAGATTTTCCAGTGAAGAtgtttccagctgtgttttccCAGAGACAGCAATCCCAGGAGgaactgcagggaaggaggaagaggaggagggcCAGTGTCTTTGCAGacagctgctcctctgggtACTTACTCAAGGCTGATTGTctgaacagagaaggaagaggatcaagacaaaaaaaaatgtgtctttgGAGAGCATGAGCATTCTGAGTTAGAAGACCAGACGACAAATACACAACTTGTGAGGtactgtgctctgtgtgtgtctgtagcTCCAGTTACCAGCCATTCTGCCCCTGCAGTGGGGTGGGCAGGGTTCCCAGTGTCCCCTCATTTGCAGGGTCCCCTTGCAGGCAGGTATGTGACTGCTTCTCTTTGCAGCCGGCGTGCATCCCAGAACAAtgtcaaactgaaagaggaggcTCACTCCAAATCTGCTCCACCAGCCAGTCACAGCCTTGTCAGGGAGGCCAAAAGGACTAGCTGTGACTGGCGGAGCTCAAAAGATGAGAAGTTTATAGATTTGGAGCCACAGCCTCCAGCAAagaccagccctgctgcagacagacagcctgtccctgccagccagCTCCCGGccacagagaaggcaggagctAAAGCTGACCCACTGAAGGAGGATGAGGACTGGCTGAGTGCTGCCTTGGCTCTCAAGAAATCTCAAGCCCAGGCGAAAGCCTTGGACGCCCCGGGTGAAGAGCTGGACGTCCACACTCCTGCCAGGTAAAGGCACAGTCAGTGGCTGCAGGTCTCCCATCTGTTCCACATGtagctgctccagcaggactTCTCAGAAATCTTTGTCTTAGATTTAGGAAATTAATTCTAAGCACTGTCCTCTCTCAGACAAGGGTAATAACATGGGGCTTTCTACTACTGACCCAGCCCACTGCCTcatcccagctctgggctctctTTCCATCTGTGGTCAAGATTACACACGTGGCCCCAGATCCCATGGAGCTGTCCTGGATCAGCACACCCCAAAAAGCTCCCCCATCCTCCTTGCTCCTACTTCCGTTTCCCTTCATTCCTGCTAGTTGCAAGCAAAGGACCTCCTGTACTGAGTTCACTTGGACACAGGTTCAGACTTGTGCCACCCAAATGGGACTCAGAAGTGAATTGCAGACAAACAGCCATATGTCATGGGCAGAGGTGTATTAGCTGGGGCTGCTTCTACCAGAGGCAGGAGATGGATGCAGCAAGAAAGAACACCAGTGATGGAGGTTTTGAGGTGCCTGTGCTCCTTCTGAAATCAAAAGCTAAATCCTGCCACAGCCAACAGGGACAGGCTGTCAGCTGTGAGGCAGGAATGGGTATCAGGGGCAAGGGTCTCATCTTTCATCCTCTCCTTGGCTGTCTCCCATTGGATGCTTTGTGCTTGAAGCCAGGTGGATGCCTCCACAAGAGCACCACAACAGACAACTACCCCACAGGACAAGACACAGAGCACAGATGGCTCTAGGTAAGGTCTCATTTGTCTCTCAGGCATCCTCCGTGGGAGAGGTGACCTGCAGAAAGCAGTTGTGTGGAGAGGGGGGAATGGGGAGAGTGGGTACCTACCAGTGATCCCTTTGCTATGGGACCTTTGTATCTGAGAGGGAAGGCAGCTCTGAAGAATCATCAGGCTCTTGCCTATTTGATCTCAGGGGACAGCAAAGATTTAAACTGACAAAAATGGCAATCAGGCAAATGCCTGTGCACCTCTCCCTGAGCTGTGACACTGCTGAGCATTACTTGTGTCTCTGTGCCCATGCAGTCAGCCAGTCCCTCAGCTCAGCACCATGAAAGAagcctcagcagagctgttgcAGTCTGCAAAGCCATATCCCTCTCAAAAGGTCAGAGCCCCAGGTACGTATCACGTGGTTGTATAGTTTGGACAGTCATAGGCAGAGAGGGTCCCCCTGCCCTTCAAAAAGAACCCAGCAAAAGGCAGGAGCCACAGCATCACCCTTGGCCATGGGAATGCTGCTCAGGCTATGACCAGCCATCCTTAGAGCAGGTTGTCAATCTGCAGGATCATGCCATCCCCATTTTGTGGCATGGCAGGGACATGGTACTGGGGTGCACTGAGCTCAGCAGTGGCCCATGGAGACACAGCAGATTACCCTTTGGAGAGACAGAGTCAGGAATATGTCTATGTCCATTTTTCTAATCACTCCATGTCTGGTTTCCAGATGAATATAATGTTAAATATGCCAGAGCTTTTCAGCCGACTGATGGCAGCAATTTGAGAGCCCGGGACACCTGCTCACAGGCCAGTGAGAAGTGAGTGCCTTTCAGACACATCACTCTTGGGGATCTCTCTGTAGCCTCCAAGTTCTTCTGATCTGCCTGTCCTTGACTTCTCCACCTCATTCCCTGACCCAATAGCCATTTCCTGGGAAGGTGAATTATCTGTGATGCCTTTGGGAACTGGGACCCCAGAGCCTGAAGCTTTCCAGCAAGAGCTGGGTGCTCCTCAGCCCTGTACATCTTCTGTAAATCTCTCTTGTAACAGTTACTTGTTAAACAGAGCAATTCCCCAACATTGCTTTTATCCCAGTGCTATTTTcgcttcatttttctgtgttgtatGATGTGGCTGCTGCACTGTTCCTGTCTGGTCACCTGCACCTCCCCCTGCCTGGCCTGGCTGTCCCCAAGGTACATTCGCCAATCTCATGTGGGGTGCTGCTAACGCCCAGGCTTGTGTCACAGGTCTGTGCTAGAGGATGATCTCTTCAACAGACTGGAGGAGGAACTGGAATTTCTAGAGGTGAGCCCAAATTTCAGGAGAGAGACTGAGAGTCCCaagggctggggctgaggcagGCCAGTACTGCCCGTCGTCTCACTCCATTCAACTCAGCAGTGGGGATCAGGGATGAGCTGTGAAGGTGTTTCTAAACAACTGAAAGGGAATTAGAGCTTTGACTGCAGAGGCAGCTCTTGCTTGGTCTTGGAATCCTACATTTCTCATCTAGATGAATCTCCTCACCCTGCCCAGGTGGCAGGATTCACACTGTCTCCCAGAGGAATCACACTCTTCTCCTTGAATCTGTCTCCCTAGAACAAAACCCAGTATCCTTGTGTCTGGAGTAGGGGCTGCTTCTGGGGAGAAAGGACGCACTAGCAGTGGGGTTGGGCAGGAGAAGGATAGAGGAAGGGCTGCAGTGGGCTAGGGATGGATTGTTGTTCCAGAGCAAGGAGGAGATGGTCTGTCTGGTGCTTTACCTGCCTGACAGCATCCCTGTGTCCCGTCAGGTTAATGCAGCTGAGTCACATTTCCAGTCTGCATCAAGCTGCTTATTAGCACTGCTCCACATCCAAGCTCATGTGTCACAGCTGGAGGGCCAGGTGAGCCTCATTGCCTGCTAGGTGGGGGGACGACAGGTAGTgctgagggaggagaagggaccATGTCTGCTCCAAGTAGCATCAGAGTGACAGGGCAGATAGAGGAAATCTTGCTGTCCAGAGATGCCTACAGCCCcaaagtgctgctgtgggaacTCTGTCCCTGGGGTCGCACAAGGACCTTCTCTCTGGGTGTCCGGCAGGTCCGGACACTGGAGATGGAGCAGGCACAGCTAAGGCAGTtactgcagcttctccagcagcagcaccaggaggacTTGGATCTCATTGCATGTGCCCACAGGTAGCAGGCTCTGGCCTGTTCTCACCTCCTCTGTCAGGTGCTTGTCTACAGCCTTGTCCATCTCCCCTGAGGTGGGAATGCTGGAGTGCTTCCCCAGTCCATCCCTGGTGGGGACAGAGCCACATCAGTGTGTACCTGGTGGTGGCAGAGAGCAGCCCCACGGGGGGCCAAGGTAGTGGCTCATTCTCATCAACACTGCTATGGGTGACAAGGAGGAGGGACCAGTCCCACTGCCAGCACATCCTCAGCATGCCAGGTATAGCCAAGAAAGCAACACTGTTCTTGCTGTGACCTCTTCGGCAGGAGCCATATGAAGGTGGTGGAGAAGAACgatgggcagcaggaggagcggctgcagcaggaggagcagccagcagctcagctcccacagcagaggcaggacacggccccagcacagcaacaTCCCATGtcccaggagcaggaaaagcatCCCATGTCCCAGAAGCAGGACAAGCAGCTCAAGGGTACGTGTCATCAAAGTGGGATTCATTCCTATGGAACCTACACCTGTAGACCCTCACCTCTGCTAATGAGTTCATTGGAACTTAGTCCAGCTGAGGCTGGCAAAGCCTTGCTTGCCTTGGCCACCCAACATCTCAGGGTCTCCCTTTGACAAAAGAGAGTCTTGGGGATGtgcagcaggtggtgagcaCAAGTAGGtgcattttttctgtgaatatgGTGTGGATAGAGTGGGGGTATCCCTGCTCATGCTGCTCATGGCCCTGTTGCTGCCTCTCCTCCAGAGCTCCAGGACAGGCTGTCGCAGCAGCAGAGGGACATGGCGAAGGAGCGGAGCCAATTCCTGGAGGTGATTGCAAAACTGGAGGCCAGGCTGAGTGAGCAGActcaggtgctggagcaggtgagcCCAGTCTGTGTCCTCTGCCTACTTC from Chiroxiphia lanceolata isolate bChiLan1 chromosome Z, bChiLan1.pri, whole genome shotgun sequence encodes:
- the FBF1 gene encoding fas-binding factor 1 isoform X4 encodes the protein MAENSKKSFGEKEEDQDKKKCVFGEHEHSELEDQTTNTQLVSRRASQNNVKLKEEAHSKSAPPASHSLVREAKRTSCDWRSSKDEKFIDLEPQPPAKTSPAADRQPVPASQLPATEKAGAKADPLKEDEDWLSAALALKKSQAQAKALDAPGEELDVHTPASQVDASTRAPQQTTTPQDKTQSTDGSSQPVPQLSTMKEASAELLQSAKPYPSQKVRAPDEYNVKYARAFQPTDGSNLRARDTCSQASEKSVLEDDLFNRLEEELEFLEVNAAESHFQSASSCLLALLHIQAHVSQLEGQVRTLEMEQAQLRQLLQLLQQQHQEDLDLIACAHRSHMKVVEKNDGQQEERLQQEEQPAAQLPQQRQDTAPAQQHPMSQEQEKHPMSQKQDKQLKELQDRLSQQQRDMAKERSQFLEVIAKLEARLSEQTQVLEQERGRAMVEEAKAKSLQCSLEKQQQFMKQQLSMEREELKRVKNTLLEEQKSMLQKCSEERGKLEAEWAEFHAQEKLREEWLEQKREQSQQIDRTRMRLAKEQEELSFQGHRLRAKEEQLERDREQLDESWHELELEKEKVNSVTQTIQKQKKEIKSMIEELDFLEGERVFLESLKKAPNSA
- the FBF1 gene encoding fas-binding factor 1 isoform X1, whose protein sequence is MAENSKKSFGEKEEDQDKKKCVFGEHEHSELEDQTTNTQLVSRRASQNNVKLKEEAHSKSAPPASHSLVREAKRTSCDWRSSKDEKFIDLEPQPPAKTSPAADRQPVPASQLPATEKAGAKADPLKEDEDWLSAALALKKSQAQAKALDAPGEELDVHTPASQVDASTRAPQQTTTPQDKTQSTDGSSQPVPQLSTMKEASAELLQSAKPYPSQKVRAPDEYNVKYARAFQPTDGSNLRARDTCSQASEKSVLEDDLFNRLEEELEFLEVNAAESHFQSASSCLLALLHIQAHVSQLEGQVRTLEMEQAQLRQLLQLLQQQHQEDLDLIACAHRSHMKVVEKNDGQQEERLQQEEQPAAQLPQQRQDTAPAQQHPMSQEQEKHPMSQKQDKQLKELQDRLSQQQRDMAKERSQFLEVIAKLEARLSEQTQVLEQERGRAMVEEAKAKSLQCSLEKQQQFMKQQLSMEREELKRVKNTLLEEQKSMLQKCSEERGKLEAEWAEFHAQEKLREEWLEQKREQSQQIDRTRMRLAKEQEELSFQGHRLRAKEEQLERDREQLDESWHELELEKEKVNSVTQTIQKQKKEIKSMIERSSQKYRVGKRALREAHRIKSLHQDRLQAMQRQLEQLRQHQELLHQDWLSTIQQRRQLEQLCNSAQNLCAPMGSLSSAPCRIHPQHGLGYCRDSTDSSTALYATLQMLRQRAQMELDFLEGERVFLESLKKAPNSA
- the FBF1 gene encoding fas-binding factor 1 isoform X3; its protein translation is MAENSKKSFGEKEEDQDKKKCVFGEHEHSELEDQTTNTQLVSRRASQNNVKLKEEAHSKSAPPASHSLVREAKRTSCDWRSSKDEKFIDLEPQPPAKTSPAADRQPVPASQLPATEKAGAKADPLKEDEDWLSAALALKKSQAQAKALDAPGEELDVHTPASQVDASTRAPQQTTTPQDKTQSTDGSSQPVPQLSTMKEASAELLQSAKPYPSQKVRAPDEYNVKYARAFQPTDGSNLRARDTCSQASEKSVLEDDLFNRLEEELEFLEVNAAESHFQSASSCLLALLHIQAHVSQLEGQVRTLEMEQAQLRQLLQLLQQQHQEDLDLIACAHRSHMKVVEKNDGQQEERLQQEEQPAAQLPQQRQDTAPAQQHPMSQEQEKHPMSQKQDKQLKELQDRLSQQQRDMAKERSQFLEVIAKLEARLSEQTQVLEQERGRAMVEEAKAKSLQCSLEKQQQFMKQQLSMEREELKRVKEQEELSFQGHRLRAKEEQLERDREQLDESWHELELEKEKVNSVTQTIQKQKKEIKSMIERSSQKYRVGKRALREAHRIKSLHQDRLQAMQRQLEQLRQHQELLHQDWLSTIQQRRQLEQLCNSAQNLCAPMGSLSSAPCRIHPQHGLGYCRDSTDSSTALYATLQMLRQRAQMELDFLEGERVFLESLKKAPNSA
- the FBF1 gene encoding fas-binding factor 1 isoform X2, with the protein product MAENSKKSFGEKEEDQDKKKCVFGEHEHSELEDQTTNTQLVSRRASQNNVKLKEEAHSKSAPPASHSLVREAKRTSCDWRSSKDEKFIDLEPQPPAKTSPAADRQPVPASQLPATEKAGAKADPLKEDEDWLSAALALKKSQAQAKALDAPGEELDVHTPASQVDASTRAPQQTTTPQDKTQSTDGCSQPVPQLSTMKEASAELLQSAKPYPSQKVRAPDEYNVKYARAFQPTDGSNLRARDTCSQASEKSVLEDDLFNRLEEELEFLEVNAAESHFQSASSCLLALLHIQAHVSQLEGQVRTLEMEQAQLRQLLQLLQQQHQEDLDLIACAHRSHMKVVEKNDGQQEERLQQEEQPAAQLPQQRQDTAPAQQHPMSQEQEKHPMSQKQDKQLKELQDRLSQQQRDMAKERSQFLEVIAKLEARLSEQTQVLEQERGRAMVEEAKAKSLQCSLEKQQQFMKQQLSMEREELKRVKNTLLEEQKSMLQKCSEERGKLEAEWAEFHAQEKLREEWLEQKREQSQQIDRTRMRLAKEQEELSFQGHRLRAKEEQLERDREQLDESWHELELEKEKVNSVTQTIQKQKKEIKSMIERSSQKYRVGKRALREAHRIKSLHQDRLQAMQRQLEQLRQHQELLHQDWLSTIQQRRQLEQLCNSAQNLCAPMGSLSSAPCRIHPQHGLGYCRDSTDSSTALYATLQMLRQRAQMELDFLEGERVFLESLKKAPNSA